In one Pseudoliparis swirei isolate HS2019 ecotype Mariana Trench chromosome 23, NWPU_hadal_v1, whole genome shotgun sequence genomic region, the following are encoded:
- the LOC130188153 gene encoding globoside alpha-1,3-N-acetylgalactosaminyltransferase 1-like, with protein MMHLINSKALILLSALMLGGLFCYIFHSYRLANDVIPESHEFHLMAPDHLLYEQPSILHGRSDVVTVTPWLAPVVWEGTFDPHLLDSIYKLRNITVTATVFAVGKYVMFLKSFLETAEQHFFVGFKVHIYVFTDRSNEVPRVRMAAGRQLTVRSVPGSERWQEISARRMELIQTLIEEQPPTPRGYIFCLDVDSRFHGRWGSESLGALVAVTHPGYYRDPRSRFPYERRPASRAYLALGQGDFYYCGGAFGGLLQEVHLLAKTCRQNFEADAQEGIEAAWQEESHLNR; from the exons ATGATGCACCTGATCAACAGTAAAGCTTTGATCCTCCTGTCGGCTCTGATGCTGGG AGGGCTGTTCTGCTACATCTTCCACTCCTACAg ACTGGCCAATGATGTCATCCCTGAGAGTCATGAGTTCCACTTGATGGCTCCAGATCA TCTTCTCTACGAGCAGCCGAGCATCCTCCATGG TCGTAGCGACGTGGTGACGGTGACGCCCTGGCTGGCTCCGGTGGTCTGGGAGGGAACCTTTGACCCGCATCTACTTGACAGCATCTACAAGCTGAGGAACATCACCGTGACGGCCACCGTGTTCGCTGTTGGAAA GTACGTCATGTTCCTGAAAAGCTTCCTGGAGACGGCAGAGCAGCACTTCTTCGTTGGTTTCAAAGTTCACATTTACGTGTTCACCGACCGGTCGAACGAGGTTCCCCGAGTCCGGATGGCCGCCGGCAGACAG CTGACGGTGCGCTCGGTGCCCGGCTCCGAGCGTTGGCAGGAGATCTCCGCCCGCCGGATGGAGCTGATCCAGACGCTGATCGAGGAGCAGCCCCCGACCCCCCGCGGCTACATCTTCTGTCTGGACGTGGACTCTCGGTTCCACGGCCGCTGGGGGTCCGAGTCGCTCGGCGCTCTGGTCGCCGTGACGCATCCGG GTTACTACCGGGACCCCCGCAGCCGGTTCCCCTACGAGCGCCGGCCGGCCTCCAGGGCCTACCTGGCTCTTGGCCAGGGAGACTTCTACTACTGCGGGGGGGCCTTCGGGGGACTCCTGCAGGAGGTGCACCTGCTCGCCAAAACCTGCCGCCAGAACTTTGAGGCTGACGCCCAGGAGGGCATTGAGGCGGCCTGGCAGGAGGAGAGTCACCTAAACAGGTAG